The stretch of DNA AGTTTGAAATATCCAGAAAAAAGTGGTTTCTTTGCAGACCAGATCAAAGCAATTAAAAAATTAGATAAAAAATAATAATTATGAGCGGAGCAGCTTTAATTTTAATGATATTAATAGGACTAGCTTGTATAGCTATTATATTGGTTATTATGGTTCAAAACCCTAAAGGTGGAGGTTTATCATCTTCTTTTGGTGGTTCGGGTAGTGGTTCTCAAATGTTTGGAGTTCAACGTACCAATGATTTTTTAACTAAAGCAACATGGACTCTGGCTATTGTAATTGCAGGATTAGCTTTAACAGCTAATTTTATTATGCGTGATAAAGAAGATGCAACTTCTATTCAAGCTCCTGTACAACAAGAGCAACCTGCAGAGGTACCTCCAGCTAGTGAATAAAGATTTTATTAAATAGGTATATAAAAATGTCAGCTTGTCACTAAGCTGGCATTTTTTATATCATTTTGTCATAAATTTGGGTTTGGCATTTTTTTAGCCTTTAACCCTTCATAAATAATAATTTTAAATCAAAAAATAAACATAATGAGTCAAATCAAACCGTTAGCAGACCGAGTGGTAATTGAACCACAAGCTGCAGAAACAAAAACAGCAAGTGGAATTATCATTCCTGACAATTCGAAAGAAAAACCTCAACAAGGAAAAATTATTGCTGTTGGCCCTGGAAAAAAAGATGAGCCTATGACTGTTAAAGAAGGTGATGTTGTTTTATATGGGAAATATTCTGGTACGGAGCTTAACTGGCAAGGGAATGATTTATTAATCATGAAAGAATCTGATATTTTAGCAATTATCTAATAAATATAAAAATTAACATAATCACTATTTGCTTATAGCCAATAGCTAAAAAACAAAAAAATGGCAAAAGATATAAAATTTGATATAGAAGCACGAGACGGATTGAAAAAAGGGGTTGATGCCTTAGCAAATGCCGTAAAAGTTACTTTAGGACCTAAAGGACGTAATGTTGTATTAGAAAAATCCTTTGGATCTCCTCACGTAACTAAAGATGGGGTTTCAGTTGCAAAAGAAATTGAATTAGAAGATCCTATTGAAAATATGGGAGCACAGATGGTAAAAGAAGTGGCTTCAAAAACAAACGATTTAGCAGGTGATGGTACTACAACAGCAACTGTTTTAGCACAAGCTATTGTTCGTGAAGGACTTAAGAATGTTGCTGCAGGTGCTAATCCTATGGATCTAAAAAGAGGAATTGATAAAGCAGTTGAAAAAATTGTTACTGATTTACAATCTCAATCTAAAGAAGTAGGAGAAAATTCAGATAAAATTCAACAAGTAGCTGCTATTTCAGCGAATAACGATAATACTATTGGTTCTTTAATAGCTGAAGCATTTGGAAAAGTTGGGAAAGAAGGTGTAATTACAGTTGAAGAAGCAAAAGGAACCGATACTACTGTAGATGTCGTTGAAGGAATGCAATTTGATAGAGGATTCATCTCTCCTTATTTTGTAACGAATACAGAAAAAATGACGGCTGAATTAGAAAATCCTTATATCTTATTACATGATAAAAAGATTGCAAATTTAAACGATATTTTACCAATTTTAGAGCCTATTGCACAATCAGGTCGTCCTTTATTAATTATTGCTGAAGATGTTGAAGCACAAGCTTTATCAACTTTAGTTGTAAACAAATTAAGAGGAGGATTAAAAGTAGCTGCAGTAAAAGCACCTGGATTTGGTGATCGTAGAAAAGCCATGTTGGAAGATATTGCCATCTTAACAAATGGTACTGTTATTACTGAAGAGTTAGGAATGGCTTTAGACCAAACTACTCTTGAAATGTTAGGGTCTGCTGAAAAAGTATCCATTGACAAAGACAATACAACCGTAGTAAACGGAGCAGGTGATCAATCAAAAATTGAGGCTCGTGTTGGACAAATCAAATCACAAATTGAAACTACAACATCTGAATATGATAAGGAAAAATTACAAGAGCGTTTGGCTAAATTAGCTGGAGGTGTTGCTGTTTTATATGTAGGAGCTGCTTCTGAAGTAGAAATGAAAGAGAAGAAAGATCGTGTGGATGATGCTTTACACGCTACTCGTGCAGCAGTAGAAGAAGGTATTGTTGCTGGTGGTGGTGTCGCTTTAGTTCGAGCGATTACTTCTTTAGAAGCTGTTAAAGCTGACAATAAAGATGAAGAAACAGGTATTTCAATTGTAAAACGTGCTATTGAAGAACCTTTACGCCAAATCATTACCAATGCTGGTGGTGAAGGATCTGTTGTAGTAGCCAAAGTAGCAGAAGGAGAAAAAGATTTTGGATACAATGCTAAAACAGATGAATATGTAAACATGCTTGAAGCGGGAATTATTGATCCTACTAAAGTAACACGTGTAGCTTTAGAAAATGCAGCTTCAGTTGCAGGTATGCTACTAACAACTGATTGTATTGTAACAGAAATTCCAAAAGATGAAGCGCCTGCTGCTATGCCTCCAATGGGTGGTGGAATGCCAGGTATGATGTAAGAATAAAATAAATAATCATAATAAAAGGCAAGATTTAAAAATCTTGCCTTTTATTATTTATCACAAAATAGTATAGTAAAAAACTATCTCTTTACACTCAATACTTCCACTGTACCAATAGTTTCAAGACAAATGGTTCCAGTAGGAAGACTCTCACTACATTGCTTTAATGAAGCTGTCGAAATAATAATATTCCCATTTTTATCTATTGAAAGTCTTTCAACAGGTACTGTTGAATTTTCTGCTGTAGTTTGAAAAGAGATTTTACCTGGCCTAGAAGTATACGAATGACTTCCATCTGTGCTCATTAATATTCTACTAGAAGGTTTAACATTTCCAAAAAAACCATTAGTAGCAGCTGTTAATGACTCTAAATTTAATAATGAAGCTCCTGATGGAACATTTCCAACATTAGTCAACGAACTTGCATCACTCAAATCGGCTTCAATTCTTATTCCATGCAGTGAAATTGCCTGATTAGGATTATCTGTAATTCCCATTGCCATTGTAATATCACTATCTCCATTTCCTATTAAAGTAAACATATCTTTTTCATTTAAAGGAAACCCTGCTATTTCAGTTTCAAACTCTGCAAAGGCATCTAAAACAAGAGGTGCCACATTCCCTTTTGATAAAATATGATTCCCTTTTTCATCAATCATATATGGGTTTCCTGCATCTGCTGCTCTAATATTTTCTATAATAGGAACTGAACTTAGTCCAACAGCAGCTCCAATTGCTCCAGTATCCGTTTCTCTATAACGCCATTCTAAATCAACAGCGTCTGATCCTGAATCTAGATTACATAACCAAGTTGCTTCAGAATGCTTATATAGCTTAACACACTCTTCATCAGTATCATATACTAATAACCCATTTTGATCTGCCCCAACAACCATTGCATTTATTTCACTAGTCGTAAGTCGCGGTATCAAAAGTCCTTCTGGATCTGTATTTGCATTATCAGGATTATCAACAATATCAAATGTTCCTTTTGGAGAATTTGTATTAATCCCCACCTGTGAACTCCCCAAAATGCTCAGTAAAAATGAGCACCACAACAGTAATTTTTTTTTCATTTTTATATGTTTTTTTTGACAAACATACAATACAAGATGTTTAATAATATATATATTATGTTAAAAAATGTTACAGTTTATAAAAATAAACTACTGTTTAACAACACTATAACACCTTTTAAGATTTTTATAAGAGCTTTACTTTTTATATATAGAACTAATATTTACTTCATAATAGAAAAAGAAGTATCAACAAGCTTGTTGACACCTCTTTTCTACTATCATAAAATTAAAAACTACACTATTTCTTAACAATTCTTTTAGTCTGGCTCGTTCCATCC from Flavobacteriaceae bacterium UJ101 encodes:
- a CDS encoding 10 kDa chaperonin (Binds to Cpn60 in the presence of Mg-ATP and suppresses the ATPase activity of the latter; Belongs to the GroES chaperonin family.), yielding MSQIKPLADRVVIEPQAAETKTASGIIIPDNSKEKPQQGKIIAVGPGKKDEPMTVKEGDVVLYGKYSGTELNWQGNDLLIMKESDILAII
- a CDS encoding 60 kDa chaperonin (Prevents misfolding and promotes the refolding and proper assembly of unfolded polypeptides generated under stress conditions; Belongs to the chaperonin (HSP60) family.), whose protein sequence is MAKDIKFDIEARDGLKKGVDALANAVKVTLGPKGRNVVLEKSFGSPHVTKDGVSVAKEIELEDPIENMGAQMVKEVASKTNDLAGDGTTTATVLAQAIVREGLKNVAAGANPMDLKRGIDKAVEKIVTDLQSQSKEVGENSDKIQQVAAISANNDNTIGSLIAEAFGKVGKEGVITVEEAKGTDTTVDVVEGMQFDRGFISPYFVTNTEKMTAELENPYILLHDKKIANLNDILPILEPIAQSGRPLLIIAEDVEAQALSTLVVNKLRGGLKVAAVKAPGFGDRRKAMLEDIAILTNGTVITEELGMALDQTTLEMLGSAEKVSIDKDNTTVVNGAGDQSKIEARVGQIKSQIETTTSEYDKEKLQERLAKLAGGVAVLYVGAASEVEMKEKKDRVDDALHATRAAVEEGIVAGGGVALVRAITSLEAVKADNKDEETGISIVKRAIEEPLRQIITNAGGEGSVVVAKVAEGEKDFGYNAKTDEYVNMLEAGIIDPTKVTRVALENAASVAGMLLTTDCIVTEIPKDEAPAAMPPMGGGMPGMM